ATCTGCCTCGTCATTCCACTGATCACGGGCACCTGTATCGTTTACCGAGACTTCCCATGAGAAGTCATCGCTAGTACCAGGTTCCCCTTCAACATCAACATAGACAAATCCATCCTCTTCGACGGTTACCTGGTCTGAGTCTCCTGTCCCACCATCGTTCCGGAGATAACTGCTTCCACCCGGATAACTAATATCCGCATAGACTTCTTGACCGATCTGTTTTGACAGACTCAGATCAATCACGCTATTGGCTGAGACTGGCACTTGGAACGTGTCCAGATCATCGTTAGAGTTGATCTCTCCTGTGTGTGACCCGAGGCCAACCTGATTATCTGCCTCGTCATTCCATTGATCACGGACACCTGTATCATTTACTGAGACTCCCCAGGAGAAGTCCTCGCTAGTACCGGGTTGTCCTTCGACATCAACATAGACGAACCCGTCTTCCTCGATAGTTACTTGAGTTGATTCTCCAGTCCCACCATCGTTCCGGAGGTAGCTGCTTCCACCCGGATAACTAATATCCGCATAGACCTCTTGACCCGCTTCTTTTGACAGGCTGAGATCGATTACACTATTTGATGAAACTGGAACCTGAAACTGATCGCTGTCATCATTGGAGGTAATCAACCCTGTGTGTGAACCACTGGTCGTCTCCTTGTGACTGTCGTCAGGCCAGTCATCTGTCTGTGCCACTGTGGGTGCTACACTGATCGATAGCAGCACTACAACTGCTATCGATATGATAATCAGTTTCCTCATATTTGAAACAGAGAAGCTAAAATCATATTAGTTTTATCTTACTACACTATTTTCACATCTAAAGCAGTGTTTATACTCGGTGACGATCCCGACCGGGAGGAGTACGTCCGGATCCAGAAGGCGAATGAAGCGATGCTCGAGGAGTAACTCCGAATGTCTACACGGGAACAAACGCTTACTCGATCTCTGTCTCGGCTGGCAGGGGCTTGGCTGCTATTGTCGCTAGTTCAGGCTTCAAGACTGCCTTGAGTTTAAGGGCCCCCTCAGGGAAGGCACGATAGATCGCAATCGCCACACCCATTAGAAGAGCCTGTCCTGCGCGGCCCACATAGTCTATAACCTGCTGTGTTAGATCGAGGAGGTTTTCGATACCTATCCCACCAATGCTGAGTTCTCCTTTATTTACGTTCTTGTACACCCGATACAGGAACTTTGCTGGAAGACCGCTGGCAAGTCCCGTGCCGTCATTCGGTGAGATAGGTGGTCATACCAATTGTTGTGGAGTTGTAAATAAAAGCGTTCCGTGAGGTACAGGCGACTCGTCTCGAGTGTTTTCACACGCCGATCACCTCCTCAAGCACAACGTCGGGCCCGCCAAGGCCGTTAATAGCTCACTCTTCATCCAACCGCTTTGAGAGACGGTCGAACTTCGCCTCAAGTCGGGCACGGCGTTTCTGTTCGCGTTCTGGCTGATACTCGAGATCGGCAAGCCCACCACCTTCGAGGCGAACGGTGAAGAGCGCCCCCTCGTGCTGCCCCTCTTCTGGCAACGTCTCGATATCGACATCCAACTGCTCAACGACACCGCCCTCATCCTCGAGGAGGATGACTGCCGTGTCGCCGTCGACGACCCGGTCCACGACGCCGGTAAACGTGCCGTCCATCATCCTACGACTGGCGCTGCAGCCCCATCAATTGTGGCAGGATCGATGGTAGGCGAACTCCCCTGTGTGGCTGTGGGCTTGGCATCGATCAGGTCGGCTGGATTGGTCGAGAACGTCTCAGCGGACTCAACGGTTATATTGGTGCCATCAGTCATCACGACAACATCACTATGGACGCCGGTCCAGTATGTCCCAATGCCCATCTCACCGGCTCTGGTGAATCACTAGGCGGCGTCGACTTCCGGAAATCAGACCCGGCAACTTGAGGCGATACTCTGGGACAATTTGGTCACTATTCCGTCGGGAACTGTGATAGCAGTGTGATTGGGTTCCGTCACAGGTCCGCTAAAACCACTCAACATAACGCAGTATGGCGATTCACCAAAGCCATCTCACCAAAGCCATCTCACCAAAGCCATCTCACCAAAGCCATCTCACCAAACCGTTGGAGTACCTCGTCATGCGGGTGGTCATACTGACTATCGTAGCCACTCGAGATCACTGCGGTCTTCGGATCAACGATATCTATGAACGGCTGCGTCGAGCTGGTGGACGAGCCGTGATGGCCCGCCTGGTAGATGTCGGCATCTAGTTGGTCACCCCATTTTGCAACCATCCGTTCTTCAACGGCCGCCTCTGCATCACCAGTCGTCAAATAGGTTGTCTCGCCATACTCGATGGTGAACGCGAGACTGTTATCGTTGAGGTCGTCATTGGACTTGTTCTCAGGCGGGTTGAGGAATTGAACGGTAGCATCCCCGAACGCGATCGAATCGCCCTCGGCAACCTCATACAGGTCAACGTTGTGTTCGTCGATCGCGGTGAGATAGTCCTCGTACGTCTGTGAGGTAGCCGGGACACCTGGATCATATACGGCACCGACGCCGTCGCCGTTCGTTTCGAAGTGGTTGATCACTTCCGCGTGTCCGCCAATGTGATCGGCATGTGCATGTGTCGTGACCAGATGGTCGATCCGCGTGATACCTTGCTCCTCGAGGTACGCGATGACACCCGAGCCGTCTTGTCGCCAATAGCCCGAATCGATGAGCATCGTCTCACCGGAGGGGGCGACTACCAGCGTCGAATCGGCTTGCCCAACGTCGATATGGTGGATTTCAAGGTCGCCGTCGGAGCCAACTGGCTCACCGCTTCGCCAATAGGAGATTACCTCGCGTAGCAAACCGGTATCGATTTCCCCATTTCGCCAATCGCCAATCGCATCACGCAGCCCGTCTGTTTCGACGGTATTGGTTTCTGTGTCAGCGTAATCGTCTACTGCCAGTTCCGTTGCGTTCGTGCTCTCCGCCGCAACAACACCAGGTCCGCAGATGGATCCAAGGAGTACCACTAAGACGACTATCGTGGCCTGCTGGCGCTGTCGTCTACTCCCACGCTGAACTGTAATTGATCGTAACTCTCCATTCAGGACATCATATCAAGGCTATTGGTTGTTGAAGGTTCTCGTCCCGGTACTAGATTCCACAATGAACACCGCCGCCGATCGCTCCTCGAGCACGACACTGAGACACGCGAGGCCGCTGGCACACTCCAGATCGACATCTCCCGGTCTACGGCTCCCCAGCTACTTCGAGACGCGCTTCGAGTTCTTGGATCCGACACTCCTGTGCTAACAACACGGAGATGAGAAACGGCTCCATTACTGTCATCTCGTTTTGGATCCCGGCGGCATCCGCAAACTGTCGCGTGTCGTCGAATAGCTGATCAAACCCGTCGCGATACTGCACCCGCAGTGCCCGCCGGAACGGCTGCCAGTCCTCCTCGAGGTGACGCAACTGGTCACGATAGGTGGGGTTCGTCTTCCCCATCTATGCCACCTCCTGAATCGAGTCCCCGGTGATCGGCGTCGGATACGCCGGCTCACGTACTTCGAGGATCTGCTTCCAGAAGGTGAGCGTGGTTTGGAGCATTCCATTCCCGACCGGGTAGACCAATGACTCGAACTCCTTTCCGATAAACCGCGCCCCCTCATCGGTCTCCAGTCACTCGATCCGCTCGTCGACGAGGTTGTCGATCGGCGCCGCGAACTCATCATCCCGGGCCTTCGAAACCAGAACCGGACACTCATATCGACGAGCCGCAGCTGCCAGCCGGGCGAGCGCCGACACGACCATCCGCTCGGACTCGTCTTCACCGAGATCGTCGTCGCGGTAGAGGCCGTCCACCGCCGGCGCCACGATCAGGCCGACGTCGTCCCGGTCGACGGTTGCGAGTGTCCCGTAGTCAGGATCCTCGAGCAGCCTCGAACATAGCGTGTGGTGCTGGTAGGCAGTGAATGCACGGGCGGTCTGGATCTTCTTGAGAACGCGGCGGCTCGGTGCAACATCTGCGAGTGGCTTTGTCTGTGCGTGGCCGAACGTATCGATCCACCACGCAGTTCCTGGCCATTCGAGGAGGAGATGGTCGACGGCGAGTGCGTGAAACGCGCCGGGAGACGATGACTCCAGGAGCGTGATGCCATTCTCGAGGGACGGTAGGTTGGGAATTTGGTCTATCGACGATGCGACGTCTCTGTTTGTACCCATACCTCCAACTGGATTGTCTCGATGGTTAACTGTTCGAGGGCGGTTTCCGAAAGTTCCGATTATCCGATTTCGTGCATAGGAGTGGGGAGAGCCTCGCTGAATAGCCATCATCGAGCCGGTTCCGATTCTTCCGATATCGCCATGAAAACGGAATGGGGATGGAGTCTGCCTCCGGATGGGGTGGAGGAGAGGGGGAGTGGAGGCGTCCTATTGTTTGTGGTGATGATCATTAACTATTTGTGACAGCATCAACAAGCCAATAAATTGATAACAATATACTCACAAGGGACAGACGGCGGGGGAGAGGATTCAGTCGTTGCCTGACAAGATCCGCCCGACCCGAGACAGACGGTCCCTCGCTATTCGAGATCGAATCACGTTTCGACGTGAAGCCAATTGTCACGCACATCGGTCTCGGTCCCTCCCCTGGCGACAGATCACCTCCAGGGGATGGGGGCTCAACGCTGGCCTCTGGCCGGCGTTTCTGTGACGCGAGAGTTTATATACGGAGCCGTGGCAACGCCGGTGATGTCTCTCACCAATCGACAGGAGGATCTCCTGATCGCCGTCGCACTGACCGAGTTCAGCGTCCACTAAGAGCAGGCCGATCCCAAACTCGCCGAGCACAAGCAGATCCAGAAGGCGAAAGACGCGATGATGAGGGAGTAACTCCGTGTGTCTATTCTTCCACGCCAGCGAGTTCGAAGGCTTCCGACAACGAGTCAAAGTGGCGATAATAGTTGTCGTGCTATGGTTTCCATGTTCGCGAATATCCGTCGTTCGAACAGGCTTCCCATGCTCGTCCGCCAACCGCTGGAGATCGGCTAACAGCTCGTCGCGTGTTGTCGGCCCTTCGGACACAGAAGCAGGGTCATAGCCGGCGGCCTCGAGCGCCGCTGTCCACGATCCAAACCGATCTCGGTAGGGTGACGCCGAGTACTGCCCATGTTCGGTGATGTCGGCGATCGTGGGACGACCATCAACCGTGTCGGCGACCCGCTCGAATTCAGCCAGGAGCGTCTCTGTATCGATATCGCCGGTTGCACGTTCCTGACCAGAGTCGAGTCCTGCCGCCTCACGGGCTGTTGCGAGTGACTCGAAGGTCCGGAAATATGTCGAGATGCTATATTGGCCGTGTGTGTCGATAACCGATGTGGTTACCGGCTCGCCATGTTCGTCGGCGAGTCGTTGGAGGTCGGCGAGTAATTGGTCACGGGTCACTGGCGCAGATGGTCGGTCACAATCGAAGCCAGCAGCCTCGAGCGCATCGTACCAGGAGTCAAACCGAGCCTGATATGTCGACGGCGAGTGCTGGCCGTGGTCGATCATATCTGACATCGATGGTGGTTGACCAACCTCATCACCAAGCTGCTGGAGTTCGGCGAGCAACTCCTCGGTCTCGATCTCGGGTGTGCCGGCCTCGGGGCCACGCTCGAGCCCGGCCGCCTCGCGCGCATCTGCTAGTGAGTCGAAGAGCGAGTAATAGTGGTTCGTATGATATTTGCCATGGTTGATGATATCGCTCGCAGCGACTGGCTCGCCATGGTCGTCGGCAAGCCGTCGAAGGTCGGCCAGTAGGTCCTCACGGTCTGGGTCCTGCTGTACGTCTTGCTCATCGTCGAGTCCGGCCGCTTCAAGGGCAGGTCCCAGGATCCGAAGCGATCCCGATATGTCGGCGCGGAATATGAACCGTATTCGGTGACATCCGTCTGTGAGGGTGCGCCATCGACCTGCTCACTCACATCGCGAAGATCGGCCAGCAATGCCTCGGTCTCGATCCGTGCTTCGTGTCGGTCTCGATCCGTGCTTCGTGTCGGTCCAGCCCGCGCTCAAGGCCCGCCTCCTTGCGCGCCTCGAAGAGTGAGTCGAACTCCCGATGGTACGGCGTTGGACTGTACTGCCCGTGCTCTTTGATGTCTTCGCGCGTCACTGGCTCGCCATGTTCGTCGGCAAGCCGCTGGAGTTCGCTGAGATACTCATCGTCTGTTCGTGTACCCATTGTCGCCCCATTTGAAATCTCACAAGAAAGGTGTTTCTGTGGGCCACCAAGCCCCAAGTTGATCAATTTCTCCGAGATTCCTCCGTTCGCATACCCGTGAAATGATATTTGCGTCATTAGGAATTGGGTACACATACTCAGTACAGAGACTATTTCTAGTTGTACGCACGCGTATCACCCCCGCTCCGTCGGGTGGTATGATCTAGTTAAAGACTGTTCTTTACTGCTAATGGTCTAGTGGGGTAGTATGCAACAACAATTAAGTTCCAGTAGTGTAGTAGAGTTATCTGAGGCAGAAGGTAAACGAAAATGACCAGACAACTGTGGCGGAAGTATAGCTTCGCAAGTACACTGCACGACACCTGCCCGACATGATGCGGGTACCCAATGCCGACTGGTGGTTGTCAAATCCATGAGCGCTGAAATGACGGAGTCAGATGACGGGGACAATATCACCCGTACGACGATCAAGATTGACGATAAGATTTGGCGACGTGTCCGGTCGCAGGCCATCCGCGAAGACAGGCGGGTCTCGGAGGAACTCGAGCAGATCCTCCGGGAGTACTTCGACGAAGAGGAGCCATGATGTATCGACTAATGAGTAACACACAACCCTATATTAACAATCAATGACAGGCGATAATACGACAGAGAAGTTGCGCGCAGTACTTCTCGCGACCATGATGGTCATCTCGGTCGTCGCGATGACCACCGCGTTCGCAGGCAGTGCGGCCGCAGCGACAAATGTCAGCTCAGGCAATCAGGATGTGGTGTTGGGTGCCGAAGCCCAATCTCTAGGGACGAGTACAACATCGTTCACCATTTCCGAAACTACTGATGATTTCGGAGGATCTGGCTCCGGTGAAATCACCGTTCCGGACGGAGTAACATTCAATCAGACTCAGTCTGACTTGACAGTACGGCAGACCAGCAGCGGGTCGCTCAGCAATGTCCGGTTTACCGACTCCCAGACGATCAAGTTCGACTATAGTGGGTTCAGTTCCACTAGTGCTGATTCTATCAGCTTCGGACAGCTCTATATGGATGTGAGTCAGGACGCCGGATCATCCTTCAAGGTTGACACCCGCGTGGGGGTTAATTCTCAATCACTAACGATCACCACCCATCAGGCATCTATCTCTGGCCCCAGCGGGAGCTTCGGAGCGGCATCGACCGGGAATAATATTGGAACTGTCACGGTCAGTACCGCAACCGTCGATGGTCAGATCGGTAACCAGACGGACCTGATCATCTACGCGAATCAATCGAACGGAGTTACGCTCGATACGAGTGTCGATGTTGCATCGACGATTACGGACAATAATGATAACGTGAATGAGTCGGCAGCGACGATCTCGGAAGAGAAAATCGTCGTGCCGGTCACGAGTGACTTTGCGGCCGGTGACTCGGTGGATCTAGATGGCTTGGCCGTCAACCTGACTGCCGATGCCAGTGATTCCGCGCTGACCGTGGAAGCAACCCCTGCCAGTGATACTGGAGGATCACTCACCTCGACTACTGGCAATCAGATCGCGGTCACAAAACCAGGTGTTAGCCTTGGGTCTTCGTTCGACCTTGCGGTTGGACAGGAGGGTCAGGCTACTGGTGATACGATCACGGTCACCTCGTCTGCAAATGGTGACATCGGTGATGGGACGAATGTGACTGTGATGCTGAATGACAGTGACGTCACGTTCGATACCTCCGGTACAGTCACTGCTACGGTTAACAATGTGACTGGACCGAATGGGGAGACTGCTGAAAGCAAGAATGCACCAGCAGTCGTTAACGAAAACAACCTGACTGTGAACGTCTCTGGTGACTTTGAAGCCACTGACAATGTTGTGTTCAGTGGCTTCTCGCTGAACGTCACGAACCAGCCTGCTGACGGCACTGATGTCAAGGTCAGTGCTCAGACACAGTCTTCACCGAATGGCGCTGTAATCACGAGTGAAGACACTGGGACGTTCATCACCCTTCAGCGTCCTGACTATACCTACAACGGTGATACCGTTGACGTGGACAACGACGGTGAAGACCAGAACGCTCTGAAGGATATTACCGTCGCATCGGCGACTGACAGTGATATTGCCGATAACACTAATATCACTATCAGCATTGCAGACGGTTCTGGAGTGACGTTCGACCAAAGTGATAGTAATACTCTGACTCTTGGCTTTGATGACACTGCAACACAGGTTAACCCTGCGGTCATCAACGAACAGAACGTCACCGTAGAAGTCAAGAACTTCGACAGTTCTGGAGAAGCCGTTGTCTTCCAGAACATCGGTGTCAACGTCACGGCGGACGCGACGAACACCACGCTCGCGGTGACGACGAACACCAGTGATTCGGAGGTCACGACCGTCCTCTCGAATAATGTCGTCGTCGTCAACGAGGTCTCACCGACCCAGATCGCGGCTGACCCGGATGTCTCTGATGGTGATGACTTCACCAACGGCAACGATGTCAGTGCGACCAAGCCGCAGGTCACAAACACGATCACCGGGCAGGTGCGTCTTCAGGATGACACCGGCGCCAACTTCGGCGCTGGAGACATGAACCTTGAGATCGTCTCGACGCCTGAAGGATCGAGTGGTGCGTCGCTCAACACGAGCACTGTCACCACGGCTTCTGACGGCACTGCCGACTTCAACTTCACGGCTGGTGACAAAACTGGTGACTACGTGGTCAACGCCACGATCGCTGGTACGTCCACGGGCGTGAACATCACGTATACTTCCCAGTCGGGTCCCGTTGCTGACATCACTGTCACCAATGTCGAGGATGCGATCAAAGGAACTGCGACGAATGACAAGCAGACCGCAGTCCTGAAAGTTCAGGCGCTGGACGCACAAGGTAACCCTGTCAGCAGTTCCGTTGACACGTCATTCACGATTAGCAGTCCTGATGCAGAAAACTTCGCCGTGGATAACTGGGTCAACAGTACCGGTCAGTTAGCCGATGGGACGGCAACCGGTGAAAGTATCGACGCCAGTACTGGCAACTTGAAGCTGGCAGATAATGGTACTGCGTATGTCAGCTTCACAGATCCGGCCGCGGAAGACGTGACGATGGAAGTCGAATATGGCTCGAGTAGTGACTCTGGCACGGTGACCATCTACGACAACATCGGTCAGGTCTCGCTTGAGCTCAACGAATCGTCGGTCATCCGTGGCGATACCGTCCAGGCGGACGCCACGATCAAGCAGTCCGACGGGACGGTCATTACGGTCCCGGACATCACGGTCAACTTCGACGATAACAGTAACAGCAACACGACGGTCAACAGTGCAAGCGCTGACACGAACGGCGATGGCGTCGCAAGCGTCACCGTCTCCGCTGACAGTGCTGGCACGTCGACCATCGACGCTGTTACCAACCTCAAGAAGGGCAGTGCAACCCTCACGATCGAAGACCCGACACTCACCGTCTCGACTGACGTTGATTCGGTGACGGTCGGCGAGGAGACCACGGTCAACACCACGGTCACCTACGAGAACAACGGGAGTGCCGTTGAAGGTGCCACGCTGAACGTGACTGGTGCCGGCGTCGACGTTGCCGACCAGACCACGGACGCGAACGGCACTGCACAGTTCACGGTGAACGCTAGCGAAGCTGGTGACATCACGGTGAACGCAACGCTCGCCGGCACGAACATGGGTCAGGCGACAATCACGGCTGAACCCGCCGCACAGCCTGACATCTCCGTTGACTACGACGTCGACAGTGAGACCGTCGAAGTCGGCGAGAACGTGACTGTCACGGCGACGGTCACCAACGCAGGCGACGCAGCTGGCTCGGCTGACGTGACGTTCAACGCGGACGGCACGGAAGTTGAGAACCAGTCTGTTGACGTTGACGCGAACAACAGCACCACCGTCGAGTTCACCACGAGCTTCGACAGTGCTGGCTCGCACAACGTCTCGATCAACGACCTCAACGCGACTGAGATCACGGTGCAGGCACCTGCATCGTTTGACGTCAGCTACGACGTTGACAAAGAGAACATTACGGTCGGCGAGACGCTCAACGTGACCGCCACTGTTGAGAACACCGGCGACCTCAGCGGCGAGACGACAGTGTACTTCCACGCGGCTGGCGACGAGTACACCAACACGACCGTCTCCGTCGATGCGGGTAACTCCACGGAAATCGTCCAGGAGATCTACCTGCCCGAGGAGGCCGGCTCCTACAACGTCTCGGTCAACGACCTCGAACCGACGGAGATCACCGTCGAAGAGGCCGCGAGTGACGAACCGACTGTCTCCGACTACGCCAACGAGAACGGCGTCGTCGAGCTCTCGGGTCTCAGCACCGCCATCGACGACTGGCGCAGCAGTGAGATCGGTCTCGGTCTGCTGAGCGACGTCATCGATGCCTGGCGTAGCGGTGAATCCGTCGACTCGTAATCACACCTAACTACTGCTCCACCGCGGATCAGTCCCTATCCGATTGCAGTTGCGGTTCCATTTTTTCGACGTGCGCTACGCTCCAGAGCGATAGCGTCGGGTATCGCATAGACAGTTCTCTCACATCAGTTGGACACCGCGCTCTCCCAGCCGAGTAGGCCAAGCGTCACGGTGTTGCTCGAAAGACCGAGATCTTCCCTCTACTTATGGAATAATATGCAGAAATATTTATTATCACAACTGATAGCCTATGTAGTATATCCATGGACGGAATCAGCGAGTCGAGTACGCAGGCCAGAAAACAGCGACAACCATGTTTCCGAGGGGTTCGTATTGGCCTTTTCATCGGATTACTAACGATAGTTCTTCTTGGCACTGCCGCAGCCGGAGCTGCTGTACCTGCAACCAATGCGACAGCGATAGACACACAGATAGTCGACGATCCAGCGGCGTGGCCTAACACGGGATACGATGAACGGAATAGTCGTGTCAGCGACGGAACGCCGCCTGCGGAGGCGCCTGATAGAGCATGGTCATTTGACCTAGTTGAGAACGACACGGAGCGGCTGACTGATCCGATTATTGTCGAAGACACGGTTCTATTTGGAACAGAGTGGTCAAGTTCGGACACAGAACACGGATCACTCACTGCAGTTAACCTTACAACAGGTGATCAACGATGGTCGTTCGGTGTCAATACCGAACAGAAGTTTACCTATGATATTGCGACCGACGGAGAGACGGTCATAATCGGTGAGAACGATGCGCTCTATGGCGTTGATCTCAAAACTGGGACTCGAGAGTGGCAGAAGGACCACTCACGGTTTACGGGATATGGAATTACTTCTCACGAGGGGGTCGTATATACGCGACTCGGAGATCGAGGGAGCGTGCACGCGCTTGATCCGACTAATGGGACTTCTCACTGGAACACGCCACTCCCCAATATCGATGAGCAGACTGGCGAAACGAATGCACCGGCTGTCGGAAATGG
This sequence is a window from Natrinema sp. CBA1119. Protein-coding genes within it:
- a CDS encoding DUF3006 domain-containing protein, giving the protein MDGTFTGVVDRVVDGDTAVILLEDEGGVVEQLDVDIETLPEEGQHEGALFTVRLEGGGLADLEYQPEREQKRRARLEAKFDRLSKRLDEE
- a CDS encoding ComEC/Rec2 family competence protein encodes the protein MVLLGSICGPGVVAAESTNATELAVDDYADTETNTVETDGLRDAIGDWRNGEIDTGLLREVISYWRSGEPVGSDGDLEIHHIDVGQADSTLVVAPSGETMLIDSGYWRQDGSGVIAYLEEQGITRIDHLVTTHAHADHIGGHAEVINHFETNGDGVGAVYDPGVPATSQTYEDYLTAIDEHNVDLYEVAEGDSIAFGDATVQFLNPPENKSNDDLNDNSLAFTIEYGETTYLTTGDAEAAVEERMVAKWGDQLDADIYQAGHHGSSTSSTQPFIDIVDPKTAVISSGYDSQYDHPHDEVLQRFGEMALVRWLW
- a CDS encoding homing endonuclease associated repeat-containing protein; the encoded protein is MLAELQQLGDEVGQPPSMSDMIDHGQHSPSTYQARFDSWYDALEAAGFDCDRPSAPVTRDQLLADLQRLADEHGEPVTTSVIDTHGQYSISTYFRTFESLATAREAAGLDSGQERATGDIDTETLLAEFERVADTVDGRPTIADITEHGQYSASPYRDRFGSWTAALEAAGYDPASVSEGPTTRDELLADLQRLADEHGKPVRTTDIREHGNHSTTTIIATLTRCRKPSNSLAWKNRHTELLPHHRVFRLLDLLVLGEFGIGLLLVDAELGQCDGDQEILLSIGERHHRRCHGSVYKLSRHRNAGQRPALSPHPLEVICRQGRDRDRCA
- a CDS encoding homing endonuclease associated repeat-containing protein, which codes for MGTRTDDEYLSELQRLADEHGEPVTREDIKEHGQYSPTPYHREFDSLFEARKEAGLERGLDRHEARIETDTKHGSRPRHCWPIFAM
- a CDS encoding surface glycoprotein; its protein translation is MTGDNTTEKLRAVLLATMMVISVVAMTTAFAGSAAAATNVSSGNQDVVLGAEAQSLGTSTTSFTISETTDDFGGSGSGEITVPDGVTFNQTQSDLTVRQTSSGSLSNVRFTDSQTIKFDYSGFSSTSADSISFGQLYMDVSQDAGSSFKVDTRVGVNSQSLTITTHQASISGPSGSFGAASTGNNIGTVTVSTATVDGQIGNQTDLIIYANQSNGVTLDTSVDVASTITDNNDNVNESAATISEEKIVVPVTSDFAAGDSVDLDGLAVNLTADASDSALTVEATPASDTGGSLTSTTGNQIAVTKPGVSLGSSFDLAVGQEGQATGDTITVTSSANGDIGDGTNVTVMLNDSDVTFDTSGTVTATVNNVTGPNGETAESKNAPAVVNENNLTVNVSGDFEATDNVVFSGFSLNVTNQPADGTDVKVSAQTQSSPNGAVITSEDTGTFITLQRPDYTYNGDTVDVDNDGEDQNALKDITVASATDSDIADNTNITISIADGSGVTFDQSDSNTLTLGFDDTATQVNPAVINEQNVTVEVKNFDSSGEAVVFQNIGVNVTADATNTTLAVTTNTSDSEVTTVLSNNVVVVNEVSPTQIAADPDVSDGDDFTNGNDVSATKPQVTNTITGQVRLQDDTGANFGAGDMNLEIVSTPEGSSGASLNTSTVTTASDGTADFNFTAGDKTGDYVVNATIAGTSTGVNITYTSQSGPVADITVTNVEDAIKGTATNDKQTAVLKVQALDAQGNPVSSSVDTSFTISSPDAENFAVDNWVNSTGQLADGTATGESIDASTGNLKLADNGTAYVSFTDPAAEDVTMEVEYGSSSDSGTVTIYDNIGQVSLELNESSVIRGDTVQADATIKQSDGTVITVPDITVNFDDNSNSNTTVNSASADTNGDGVASVTVSADSAGTSTIDAVTNLKKGSATLTIEDPTLTVSTDVDSVTVGEETTVNTTVTYENNGSAVEGATLNVTGAGVDVADQTTDANGTAQFTVNASEAGDITVNATLAGTNMGQATITAEPAAQPDISVDYDVDSETVEVGENVTVTATVTNAGDAAGSADVTFNADGTEVENQSVDVDANNSTTVEFTTSFDSAGSHNVSINDLNATEITVQAPASFDVSYDVDKENITVGETLNVTATVENTGDLSGETTVYFHAAGDEYTNTTVSVDAGNSTEIVQEIYLPEEAGSYNVSVNDLEPTEITVEEAASDEPTVSDYANENGVVELSGLSTAIDDWRSSEIGLGLLSDVIDAWRSGESVDS